A single region of the Anguilla rostrata isolate EN2019 chromosome 11, ASM1855537v3, whole genome shotgun sequence genome encodes:
- the pnck gene encoding calcium/calmodulin-dependent protein kinase type 1B isoform X1, with the protein MPFIKDRQKAEDISAVYELKEKLGEGSFSEVWVAQHRHSQRLVAVKCIHKRALKGKEALLENEIAVLRKVHHQNIVSLEETFETPAKLYLVMPLNRLCPSAVQLTALCCCVRVTGGELLERILERGSYAENDARPVIQQVLDAVRYLHQLGIVHRDLKPENLLYESPGEDSRILISDFGLSKMEEQGVLSTACGTPAYVAPEFLQQKTYGREVDLWAIGVISYILLCGYPPFYHDNDTQLYRQIVEAEHEFDSPYWDSISESAKDFISHLLQKDPDTRYNCEQALQHTWISGGEVLERNIHSSVSEQIQENFARSQWKVR; encoded by the exons ATGCCCTTCATTAAGGACAGGCAGAAAGCGGAGGACATTTCAGCGGTGTACGAGCTGAAGGAAAAACTGGGAGA AGGCTCCTTCTCAGAGGTGTGGGTGGCTCAGCATCGCCACTCTCAGAGGCTTGTAGCTGTCAAGTGCATCCACAAGAGGGCGCTGAAGGGAAAAGAGGCTTTGTTGGAGAACGAAATCGCTGTGCTTCGCAA GGTCCACCATCAGAACATCGTCTCTCTGGAGGAAACCTTCGAAACGCCAGCAAAGCTTTATCTGGTGATGCCTCT AAACAGACTGTGCCCCAGCGCGGTCCAGCTTACTGCCCTGTGCTGCTGCGTCAGGGTGACGGGCGGGGAGCTGTTGGAGCGGATTCTGGAGAGGGGGAGCTACGCGGAGAACGACGCCCGTCCTGTGATCCAGCAGGTCCTGGACGCAGTCAGATACCTCCACCAGCTGGGCATCGTGCACAGGGACCTGAAG CCTGAGAACCTGCTGTACGAAAGTCCTGGAGAAGACTCCAGAATCCTCATCAGTGACTTTGGCCTTTCCAAAATGGAAGAACAAGGAGTTCTGTCCACCGCCTGTGGGACCCCTGCTTATGTGG CTCCAGAGTTTCTTCAGCAGAAAACCTATGGCAGAGAGGTGGACCTGTGGGCCATCGGGGTCATCTCCTACATACT gcTCTGCGGCTATCCTCCGTTTTACCATGACAACGACACACAGCTCTACCGGCAGATCGTAGAGGCGGAGCACGAGTTTGATTCGCCGTACTGGGACAGCATCTCTGAGTCAG CCAAAGACTTCATATCACACTTACTGCAAAAAGACCCAGATACACGATACAACTGTGAACAGGCCTTACAGCATACTTG GATCTCCGGTGGGGAAGTGCTGGAGAGGAACATTCACAGCTCTGTCAGTGAACAGATCCAGGAGAACTTCGCCAGGAGCCAGTGGAAGGTGAGataa
- the pnck gene encoding calcium/calmodulin-dependent protein kinase type 1B isoform X2 has translation MPFIKDRQKAEDISAVYELKEKLGEGSFSEVWVAQHRHSQRLVAVKCIHKRALKGKEALLENEIAVLRKVHHQNIVSLEETFETPAKLYLVMPLVTGGELLERILERGSYAENDARPVIQQVLDAVRYLHQLGIVHRDLKPENLLYESPGEDSRILISDFGLSKMEEQGVLSTACGTPAYVAPEFLQQKTYGREVDLWAIGVISYILLCGYPPFYHDNDTQLYRQIVEAEHEFDSPYWDSISESAKDFISHLLQKDPDTRYNCEQALQHTWISGGEVLERNIHSSVSEQIQENFARSQWKVR, from the exons ATGCCCTTCATTAAGGACAGGCAGAAAGCGGAGGACATTTCAGCGGTGTACGAGCTGAAGGAAAAACTGGGAGA AGGCTCCTTCTCAGAGGTGTGGGTGGCTCAGCATCGCCACTCTCAGAGGCTTGTAGCTGTCAAGTGCATCCACAAGAGGGCGCTGAAGGGAAAAGAGGCTTTGTTGGAGAACGAAATCGCTGTGCTTCGCAA GGTCCACCATCAGAACATCGTCTCTCTGGAGGAAACCTTCGAAACGCCAGCAAAGCTTTATCTGGTGATGCCTCT GGTGACGGGCGGGGAGCTGTTGGAGCGGATTCTGGAGAGGGGGAGCTACGCGGAGAACGACGCCCGTCCTGTGATCCAGCAGGTCCTGGACGCAGTCAGATACCTCCACCAGCTGGGCATCGTGCACAGGGACCTGAAG CCTGAGAACCTGCTGTACGAAAGTCCTGGAGAAGACTCCAGAATCCTCATCAGTGACTTTGGCCTTTCCAAAATGGAAGAACAAGGAGTTCTGTCCACCGCCTGTGGGACCCCTGCTTATGTGG CTCCAGAGTTTCTTCAGCAGAAAACCTATGGCAGAGAGGTGGACCTGTGGGCCATCGGGGTCATCTCCTACATACT gcTCTGCGGCTATCCTCCGTTTTACCATGACAACGACACACAGCTCTACCGGCAGATCGTAGAGGCGGAGCACGAGTTTGATTCGCCGTACTGGGACAGCATCTCTGAGTCAG CCAAAGACTTCATATCACACTTACTGCAAAAAGACCCAGATACACGATACAACTGTGAACAGGCCTTACAGCATACTTG GATCTCCGGTGGGGAAGTGCTGGAGAGGAACATTCACAGCTCTGTCAGTGAACAGATCCAGGAGAACTTCGCCAGGAGCCAGTGGAAGGTGAGataa